One window of Flavobacteriales bacterium genomic DNA carries:
- a CDS encoding VOC family protein: protein MKKVTGIGGVFFKCKDPKKMNEWYNTHLGLDAGQYGASFEWREEADPSKKGVTQWSTFAENTTYFEPSTKDFMINYRVEDLEGLVEQLKKEGVTIVDKIEASDYGKFVHILDAEGNKVELWEPSDSE, encoded by the coding sequence ATGAAAAAAGTAACGGGCATCGGCGGCGTCTTCTTCAAGTGCAAAGACCCCAAGAAGATGAATGAGTGGTACAACACGCACCTGGGATTGGACGCGGGCCAGTACGGGGCGAGCTTTGAGTGGAGAGAGGAAGCCGACCCGAGCAAAAAAGGGGTGACGCAATGGAGCACGTTCGCCGAAAACACGACCTACTTTGAACCTTCCACCAAAGACTTTATGATCAACTACCGGGTGGAAGACCTGGAAGGATTGGTGGAGCAACTGAAAAAGGAAGGCGTGACGATCGTGGACAAGATCGAGGCATCCGACTACGGCAAGTTCGTACACATCCTGGATGCTGAAGGCAACAAGGTGGAGCTGTGGGAACCGAGCGACAGTGAGTAG
- a CDS encoding thermonuclease family protein → MGHLPDASVQLVVTSPPYWQLKDYGSVDQIGYHGSYEEYINDLNLVWQESDRVLSPGCRLCVNIGDQFARTVYYGRYKVIPIRTEIIRFCEALGLDYMGAVIWQKVTTTNTTGGAAIMGSFPNPRNGILKIDYEFILIFKKPGTAPKPTPEQKQLSAMTTEQWNQYFAGHWSFAGAKQDGHLAMFPEELPARLIRMFSFHGETVMDPFLGSGTTAMAARNLGRSSVGYEINPDFIPVIKNKLNVAQGDLAGSRYEFLHEERAAVSEERTARLPYVFTDPHRMDKKIDARKLTFGSKIAEGNAAREEFFTVKEVLSPEMVRLSNDLVIRLIGVKQRPEDASAAKVWLEESTKGQRVYLRYDKDKHDEQDRLLGYLYLKNKTFLNAHLIKKGFVDVDPIRDFKYKERFERYAEEVEA, encoded by the coding sequence ATGGGCCACCTTCCGGACGCTTCTGTCCAATTAGTCGTCACCTCACCGCCGTACTGGCAATTAAAGGACTATGGCTCAGTCGACCAGATCGGTTATCATGGCAGTTATGAGGAGTACATTAACGACCTAAACTTGGTTTGGCAGGAATCCGATCGTGTGCTCTCTCCGGGCTGCCGTCTGTGCGTCAACATCGGCGACCAGTTCGCACGCACGGTTTACTATGGACGTTACAAGGTGATCCCGATCCGCACGGAGATCATCCGATTTTGCGAAGCGTTGGGCTTGGATTACATGGGCGCGGTGATCTGGCAGAAGGTCACCACCACCAACACCACCGGCGGAGCGGCCATAATGGGCAGCTTCCCGAATCCACGGAACGGAATTTTGAAAATCGACTACGAGTTCATCCTGATCTTCAAAAAGCCCGGTACCGCGCCCAAGCCGACGCCGGAGCAGAAGCAGCTTTCCGCAATGACCACCGAACAGTGGAACCAATACTTCGCCGGCCATTGGAGTTTTGCAGGGGCCAAGCAGGATGGGCACTTGGCGATGTTCCCAGAAGAGCTGCCGGCTCGGTTGATCCGCATGTTTTCCTTCCACGGCGAAACGGTGATGGACCCTTTCCTAGGCAGTGGCACCACGGCCATGGCTGCAAGAAACCTCGGCCGTTCCTCGGTTGGGTATGAGATCAATCCGGACTTCATCCCGGTGATCAAGAACAAGTTGAACGTGGCTCAAGGCGACTTGGCGGGAAGCCGCTATGAATTTCTTCACGAAGAACGCGCCGCAGTTTCCGAAGAACGGACGGCCCGCTTGCCATACGTCTTCACCGATCCGCATAGGATGGACAAAAAGATAGATGCGCGGAAATTGACCTTCGGGTCGAAGATCGCCGAAGGCAACGCTGCCCGGGAGGAGTTCTTCACAGTGAAGGAAGTGCTTTCGCCCGAAATGGTGCGCCTGAGCAACGATTTGGTTATCCGCTTGATAGGCGTGAAGCAACGTCCTGAAGATGCATCCGCTGCGAAAGTTTGGTTGGAAGAAAGCACTAAAGGCCAGCGAGTGTACTTGCGGTACGACAAGGACAAGCACGACGAACAGGACCGTTTGCTTGGCTACCTCTACTTGAAAAATAAGACCTTTCTCAACGCCCACCTGATTAAGAAAGGTTTCGTGGACGTTGATCCCATTCGTGATTTCAAATACAAGGAACGATTTGAACGCTATGCCGAAGAAGTTGAAGCATAA
- a CDS encoding LemA family protein has translation MIVAAILVALVVIVAFYAIGIYNQLVKLKNLVAEAWSGIDVQLKKRYDLIPNLVETVKGYATHEKETFENVTRARAAAQQATTVEGQQAAENALKGSLVNLMAVAERYPDLKANANFLDLQNKLTEVESDIEKARRYYNGNVRDQNTLIETFPSNVIANSFGFAKSAFFELDDQAEKKAPSVKFS, from the coding sequence ATGATCGTCGCAGCCATTCTCGTTGCCCTTGTAGTGATCGTAGCATTCTATGCCATCGGGATCTACAACCAGTTGGTAAAGTTGAAGAACCTGGTGGCCGAGGCGTGGAGCGGCATCGATGTGCAACTGAAGAAGCGCTATGACCTGATCCCCAATTTGGTGGAAACGGTTAAGGGCTATGCCACGCACGAGAAGGAGACCTTCGAGAACGTGACCCGCGCCCGGGCCGCAGCGCAGCAGGCCACCACGGTGGAAGGGCAGCAGGCTGCGGAGAACGCGCTAAAAGGCTCGCTGGTGAACCTCATGGCGGTGGCGGAACGCTATCCGGACTTGAAGGCGAACGCTAACTTCCTGGACCTGCAGAACAAATTGACCGAAGTGGAAAGCGATATCGAGAAGGCGCGGCGTTACTATAACGGCAATGTGCGCGACCAGAACACGCTGATCGAGACATTCCCGAGCAACGTGATCGCCAATTCGTTCGGCTTCGCCAAGTCCGCGTTCTTCGAGCTGGACGACCAAGCAGAGAAGAAGGCTCCTTCGGTAAAGTTCTCGTGA